The Paracoccus aminophilus JCM 7686 genome window below encodes:
- the tagF gene encoding type VI secretion system-associated protein TagF, giving the protein MSPEHRLMEQPPAFVPPGPVPVALFGKHPGHGDFVSAGMPDGLARLLSDWLGSTLGEVRDLLGPDWEGVTRSPGGLRFWLGAAFGEGQAWRGTMRMSGDKVGRHYPLVLLQPSAPDGLPLIFPSQEFYLAAEEALGDLIDQAVLALPETAAALTARLGQCPGAEQGTLRHEHMFWAMKQSSDVAELCREVGMTDLVCGATARSYWWFANPRAGQSGILGCQGLPDAQALAWLIAGSSGEHAVSEGSEDQ; this is encoded by the coding sequence ATGTCCCCAGAGCATCGATTGATGGAGCAGCCGCCCGCCTTTGTGCCGCCCGGTCCGGTGCCGGTCGCGCTGTTTGGCAAGCATCCCGGCCATGGCGATTTCGTCTCGGCGGGGATGCCGGACGGGCTGGCGCGGTTGCTGTCGGATTGGCTTGGCTCGACCCTGGGCGAGGTGCGCGATCTCTTGGGCCCGGACTGGGAGGGCGTGACCCGCAGCCCGGGCGGGCTGCGCTTCTGGCTGGGCGCGGCCTTTGGCGAGGGGCAGGCGTGGCGCGGCACCATGCGGATGTCGGGCGACAAGGTCGGGCGGCATTATCCGCTGGTCCTGCTGCAGCCCTCGGCCCCGGACGGCCTGCCACTGATCTTTCCCTCGCAAGAGTTCTACCTTGCCGCGGAAGAGGCGCTTGGCGATCTCATCGATCAGGCGGTGCTGGCGCTCCCCGAGACGGCGGCGGCGCTGACCGCGCGGCTTGGCCAATGCCCCGGCGCCGAGCAAGGCACATTGCGCCATGAGCATATGTTCTGGGCGATGAAGCAATCGAGCGATGTCGCAGAGCTGTGTCGCGAGGTGGGGATGACCGATCTTGTCTGCGGCGCGACGGCGCGCAGCTATTGGTGGTTCGCCAATCCGCGTGCGGGCCAATCGGGGATTTTGGGCTGTCAGGGCCTGCCCGATGCCCAGGCTCTGGCCTGGCTGATTGCGGGCAGCAGCGGAGAACATGCCGTGTCAGAAGGCAGCGAGGACCAATGA
- a CDS encoding serine/threonine-protein kinase: MSQPEDDPKTGTSPPAAQPPSPDPSHDDRTRIALPAATDAAEPTRIASAGPATPTPDAEADRTRFAAHPPELPPESPAQIVKPGTVINDNYRILETISAGGMGEVYRGENLFTGDPVAVKVILPNLARDQAIIDLFRGEARILVQMRDDAIVRYHNFVRDRGLDRYCLIMEYVEGQHLWDFVKSRGPLSAAEALILLRRLGHGLAEAHARGITHRDLSPDNVILRDDQLDQAVLIDFGIARSTELGDGLGGRFAGKFKYIAPEQLGHARGVIGPQADVYGLALMITAAVRGTALDMGSSVVEASETRRRIPDLTGIPHEIYPLLQHMLEPDPAARPESMEAILRILDDPTHLPARYRLPLWESGEAGAVAPAETTGTSGLLTGSLGGELASASPFATIAAEQAGTAPAERKTSRGMLYSGLIVAALVAAGGGFYAMRGAAPSDLPPGPTGAGADSPTETIALPARDPASRDGFLAEQPLPACSYAARIVKGVDAGKIGTLADGPRDFTALQTAYSGKFSSNPALVEGLVSNAQCPAVEFLHMLSGREAAPPALSLDELVVTSGGEASGRIRDLAGRSLWLFLVSPKGGIYDLSKIVTAEADGSFTFTFGISLAPDETGPQPQLLLALASDKPLASVAAAPAGSTAARLLPFALDEIRAGGGKAAVDVARFEVAAVATADGPVNEPARAPQEDASAASVTEN; encoded by the coding sequence ATGAGCCAGCCCGAAGACGACCCCAAGACCGGGACGAGCCCGCCCGCGGCACAGCCTCCGTCCCCGGACCCGTCGCATGACGACCGCACCCGCATCGCCTTGCCCGCCGCCACCGACGCGGCGGAGCCGACGCGGATTGCGAGCGCGGGACCCGCCACGCCGACCCCGGATGCCGAGGCCGATCGCACGCGGTTTGCCGCACATCCGCCCGAGCTGCCACCCGAGTCCCCGGCCCAGATCGTCAAGCCCGGCACGGTCATCAACGACAATTACCGCATTCTCGAAACCATCAGCGCGGGCGGCATGGGCGAGGTCTATCGCGGCGAGAACCTCTTCACCGGCGACCCGGTCGCGGTGAAGGTGATCCTGCCCAATCTCGCCCGCGATCAGGCGATCATCGACCTTTTCCGGGGCGAGGCGCGGATTTTGGTGCAGATGCGCGACGATGCGATCGTGCGCTACCACAACTTCGTGCGCGACCGCGGGCTCGATCGCTATTGCCTCATCATGGAATATGTCGAGGGCCAGCATCTGTGGGATTTCGTGAAATCGCGCGGACCGCTGTCGGCGGCTGAGGCGCTGATCCTGTTGCGCCGTCTGGGTCATGGTTTGGCCGAGGCCCATGCGCGCGGCATCACCCACCGTGACCTTTCGCCCGACAACGTGATCTTGCGCGACGATCAGCTTGATCAGGCGGTGCTGATCGACTTTGGCATTGCCCGCTCGACCGAACTTGGCGACGGGCTCGGCGGGCGGTTTGCGGGCAAATTCAAGTATATCGCGCCGGAACAGCTTGGTCATGCACGGGGCGTGATCGGGCCGCAGGCCGATGTCTATGGGCTCGCGCTGATGATCACGGCGGCGGTGCGCGGCACGGCGCTGGACATGGGCAGTTCGGTGGTCGAGGCCTCCGAGACGCGGCGGCGCATTCCCGATCTGACCGGGATTCCGCATGAGATCTATCCGCTGCTTCAGCATATGCTGGAACCCGATCCGGCGGCGCGGCCCGAGTCGATGGAGGCGATTTTGCGCATCCTCGACGATCCGACCCATCTGCCCGCGCGCTATCGCCTGCCCCTGTGGGAGAGCGGCGAAGCGGGCGCGGTTGCACCTGCCGAGACGACCGGCACCTCGGGTCTTTTGACGGGCAGCCTTGGCGGAGAACTGGCCTCGGCCAGCCCCTTCGCCACCATCGCGGCCGAGCAGGCAGGCACCGCCCCCGCCGAGCGGAAAACCTCGCGCGGGATGCTTTATTCGGGGCTTATCGTGGCGGCCTTGGTCGCGGCGGGCGGCGGCTTCTATGCGATGCGCGGCGCGGCGCCCTCCGATCTGCCGCCGGGTCCGACGGGCGCAGGCGCGGACAGCCCGACCGAGACGATCGCGCTTCCGGCGCGCGATCCGGCCTCGCGCGACGGTTTTCTGGCCGAACAGCCCTTGCCCGCCTGCAGCTACGCGGCGCGGATCGTCAAAGGCGTCGATGCGGGCAAGATCGGGACTTTGGCCGATGGACCGCGCGATTTCACCGCGCTGCAAACGGCCTATTCCGGCAAATTCAGCAGCAATCCGGCCTTGGTTGAGGGGCTGGTCTCGAATGCGCAATGCCCGGCGGTCGAGTTCCTGCATATGCTCTCGGGCCGCGAGGCCGCGCCGCCTGCGCTCTCGCTGGACGAGCTGGTCGTGACCAGCGGCGGCGAGGCTTCGGGGCGGATCCGCGATCTTGCCGGGCGCAGTCTTTGGCTGTTTCTGGTCTCGCCTAAGGGCGGGATTTACGATCTTTCGAAGATCGTCACCGCCGAGGCCGATGGCTCGTTCACCTTTACCTTCGGAATCTCGCTGGCGCCGGATGAAACCGGGCCGCAGCCGCAACTTTTATTGGCACTGGCCTCGGACAAGCCACTGGCAAGCGTCGCGGCTGCGCCCGCTGGCAGCACCGCCGCGCGGCTTTTGCCCTTCGCGCTGGACGAAATCCGGGCAGGGGGCGGCAAGGCTGCGGTCGATGTCGCCCGGTTCGAGGTCGCGGCTGTGGCGACCGCTGATGGGCCGGTCAATGAGCCCGCGCGGGCCCCGCAAGAGGACGCGTCAGCCGCGTCCGTCACCGAGAATTGA
- the tssM gene encoding type VI secretion system membrane subunit TssM produces the protein MRFFGIYVPRLRLRDHAWLRWTLLIFGLAAFGIAVWIGGPMTGWAPLASVFWRVIIIGVVYLFFFTIFFIRWRRRVRAARALEEALIPAEPEGDGKVLAEKMTEAMAVLRKTGGASYLYDLPWYVIIGPPGAGKTTALANSGIEFPLAQNQGVSGFGGTRYIDFWFSEEAVMIDTAGRYTSQDSDAVADKASWTALLEQLKRTRPNRPINGVILSFSVEDLMKDDATALKSHAETVRARLAEIHEALKIDFPVYVMFTKADLIAGFREYFASFSLNRRKLVWGTTFQNKDRKAITVEAVPAEFDRLVARLSDEIIDRMSEEPDGISRISIFGLPGQMALLRGHLTEFMKRIFEPTRYKTNAILRGFYFTSGTQEGTPIDQVLGAMNRGDEYGGFQPSFMSGRGKSFFIHDLLTRVIFPEQGWVSHDRKAVRRAMILRGTAIGLILFASVGTAGALGYSYWKNRSLVNTAEAETAAYHRAAQKELSREVIDDTDLRPIAPLLGRLAAMPAGYGDSEEPGFFEGLGLGQRERLNRAATATYSDALERMLRPRMVLDLERRMPGIVASGEMTDIYRALKVYLLLGGQGQSPDDTAVESWFDQIWREEYPERADVDMRDQLKRHLIAMLKLGKDRKLLVTLDQTTVEAARAALSQLPLDEQAYALIQDGIAATSLQEWSLTQVVANSGQVFKTRDGQDLASLTVPALYTYEGFWGYFFDQLAVVQDQLRKDQWVLGDLGNSDEIEIRLRRLDRDLMERYKNDFIASWNKVLNNLELASMVADKPRYAALGTAASASASPILELVKAVDDQTYLSREFDGMDDLSADQLAGLTAAPGQGGSVEGGAKDVGKALASRFQSRSSGIQRMILDATARQAKKGQTRAGGAAPEENYSFRRPIDQISEAFKGWHDLVQGDPGKRPIDTLIGNFGAIWENLRLAEHSPDQSAAALPTLLNALTQYNSQLPAPLAQIVNDADGYFRSGASDASLETMNRALTNQITFFCRDNITSSYPFSKSTRSLSMDNFARFFGPGGEMDKYFTQYLEPYVERSDGGLSYRADKEITGRFNAATLKQFERAERIRRAFFAGGGSQPQVEITVAQVDAHPTVQEALLSINDEKIQTVTGSLPQTVTWPGKGKSTLLQIMPSLDRPSALLFEGSSWTFMELLAAASSKQQMGDTLRATFTIGGRNITYDFTVNAVANPFTMPEIRDFQCPQSID, from the coding sequence GTGAGATTTTTCGGTATTTATGTCCCCCGGCTGCGGCTGCGCGATCACGCCTGGCTGCGCTGGACCCTGCTGATCTTCGGGCTGGCGGCCTTCGGGATTGCCGTCTGGATCGGCGGGCCGATGACCGGATGGGCGCCGCTGGCCTCGGTCTTCTGGCGCGTCATCATCATCGGCGTGGTTTATCTCTTCTTCTTCACCATCTTCTTCATCCGCTGGCGCCGTCGCGTCCGCGCCGCCCGCGCGCTCGAAGAGGCGCTGATCCCGGCCGAGCCCGAGGGCGACGGCAAGGTGCTGGCCGAGAAGATGACCGAAGCCATGGCGGTTCTGCGCAAGACCGGCGGCGCGTCTTATCTGTATGACCTGCCGTGGTATGTGATCATCGGCCCGCCCGGCGCGGGCAAGACCACCGCGCTTGCGAATTCCGGCATCGAGTTCCCGCTGGCGCAAAATCAGGGCGTCTCTGGCTTTGGCGGCACGCGCTATATCGACTTCTGGTTCTCGGAAGAGGCGGTGATGATCGACACCGCCGGGCGCTATACCTCGCAAGACAGCGATGCGGTGGCCGACAAGGCGAGCTGGACCGCGCTGCTTGAGCAGTTGAAGCGGACCCGGCCCAACCGGCCGATCAATGGCGTGATCCTGTCCTTCTCGGTCGAGGATCTGATGAAGGACGACGCCACCGCGCTCAAATCCCATGCCGAGACCGTGCGCGCCCGTCTGGCCGAGATCCACGAGGCGCTCAAGATCGATTTCCCGGTCTATGTCATGTTCACCAAGGCCGATCTGATTGCGGGCTTCCGGGAATATTTCGCCTCGTTCAGCCTCAACCGGCGCAAGCTCGTCTGGGGCACGACCTTCCAGAACAAGGACCGCAAGGCGATCACGGTCGAGGCTGTGCCCGCCGAATTCGACCGCCTTGTCGCGCGGCTCTCGGATGAGATCATCGACCGCATGTCGGAAGAGCCCGACGGGATCTCGCGGATCTCGATCTTTGGTCTGCCGGGCCAGATGGCGCTGCTGCGCGGTCATCTGACCGAATTCATGAAGCGCATCTTCGAGCCGACGCGCTACAAGACCAATGCGATCCTGCGGGGCTTTTACTTCACCTCGGGCACGCAGGAAGGCACGCCGATCGATCAGGTTCTCGGCGCGATGAACCGGGGCGACGAATATGGCGGCTTCCAGCCCTCGTTCATGTCGGGGCGCGGGAAAAGCTTCTTCATCCACGACCTACTGACCCGGGTGATCTTTCCCGAACAGGGCTGGGTCTCGCATGACCGCAAGGCGGTGCGCCGGGCGATGATCCTGCGCGGCACGGCGATCGGGCTGATCCTGTTCGCATCCGTGGGGACGGCGGGTGCGCTCGGGTATAGCTATTGGAAGAACCGCAGCCTCGTGAACACCGCCGAGGCCGAAACCGCCGCCTATCACCGCGCCGCGCAAAAAGAGCTCTCGCGCGAGGTCATCGACGACACCGATCTGCGCCCGATCGCACCGCTGCTTGGACGGCTCGCGGCGATGCCTGCGGGTTACGGCGACAGCGAAGAGCCGGGCTTTTTCGAGGGGCTCGGCCTTGGCCAGCGCGAGCGGCTGAACCGCGCCGCCACCGCGACCTATTCGGATGCGCTCGAGCGGATGTTGCGCCCGCGCATGGTGCTGGATCTCGAGCGGCGGATGCCCGGCATCGTCGCCAGCGGCGAGATGACCGACATTTACCGCGCGCTCAAGGTCTATCTGCTGCTGGGCGGGCAGGGCCAGAGCCCCGATGACACCGCCGTCGAAAGCTGGTTCGACCAGATCTGGCGCGAGGAATATCCCGAACGCGCCGATGTCGACATGCGCGACCAGCTCAAGCGCCATTTGATCGCGATGCTGAAGCTTGGCAAGGACCGCAAGCTTCTGGTGACACTTGACCAGACCACGGTCGAGGCCGCCCGCGCCGCGCTGTCGCAACTGCCGCTGGACGAGCAGGCCTATGCGCTGATCCAAGACGGGATCGCCGCGACCAGTCTGCAGGAATGGAGCCTGACGCAAGTCGTCGCCAATTCCGGGCAGGTCTTCAAGACCCGCGACGGACAGGACCTCGCGAGCCTCACCGTGCCCGCGCTTTATACCTATGAGGGCTTCTGGGGCTATTTCTTCGACCAGCTCGCCGTCGTGCAGGATCAGCTGCGCAAAGACCAATGGGTGCTGGGCGATCTCGGCAACAGCGACGAGATCGAGATCCGTCTGCGCCGGCTCGATCGCGATTTGATGGAGCGTTACAAAAACGACTTCATCGCAAGCTGGAACAAGGTTCTGAACAATCTTGAGCTGGCTTCGATGGTCGCGGACAAGCCGCGTTATGCGGCGCTTGGCACGGCGGCCTCGGCCTCGGCCTCGCCGATCCTCGAACTGGTCAAGGCGGTGGACGACCAGACCTATCTCTCGCGCGAATTCGACGGGATGGATGATCTCTCGGCCGATCAACTGGCCGGGCTGACCGCCGCGCCGGGGCAGGGCGGTTCGGTCGAGGGCGGCGCGAAGGATGTCGGCAAGGCCTTGGCCAGCCGCTTCCAAAGCCGCTCGAGCGGGATCCAACGCATGATTCTGGACGCGACCGCGCGGCAGGCCAAGAAGGGCCAGACCCGCGCAGGCGGCGCCGCGCCCGAAGAGAATTACAGCTTCCGCCGCCCGATCGACCAGATCTCCGAGGCCTTCAAGGGCTGGCACGATCTGGTTCAGGGTGATCCCGGCAAGCGTCCGATCGACACGCTGATCGGCAATTTCGGCGCGATCTGGGAAAACCTGCGTCTGGCCGAGCACAGCCCCGACCAATCAGCGGCCGCCTTGCCGACGCTGCTGAATGCGCTGACGCAGTATAATTCGCAGCTGCCCGCGCCTTTGGCCCAGATCGTGAATGATGCGGATGGCTATTTCCGTTCGGGCGCGAGCGATGCGAGCCTCGAGACGATGAACCGTGCGCTGACCAATCAGATCACCTTCTTCTGTCGCGACAATATCACCTCGTCCTACCCGTTCTCGAAATCGACGCGCTCGCTCTCGATGGACAATTTCGCGCGGTTCTTCGGGCCGGGCGGCGAGATGGACAAATATTTCACCCAATATCTCGAACCCTATGTCGAGCGCAGCGATGGCGGGCTCAGCTATCGCGCCGACAAGGAAATCACCGGGCGCTTCAATGCCGCAACGCTCAAGCAGTTCGAGCGCGCCGAGCGCATCCGCCGCGCCTTCTTCGCGGGCGGGGGCAGCCAGCCGCAGGTCGAGATCACGGTGGCGCAGGTCGATGCTCATCCGACCGTGCAAGAGGCGCTTTTGTCGATCAATGACGAAAAGATCCAGACCGTGACCGGCTCTTTGCCCCAGACGGTGACTTGGCCGGGCAAGGGCAAATCGACGCTTCTGCAGATCATGCCCTCGCTCGACCGGCCCTCGGCGCTGCTGTTCGAGGGCAGTTCCTGGACCTTCATGGAGCTTTTGGCGGCGGCGAGCTCCAAGCAGCAGATGGGCGACACGTTGCGCGCGACCTTCACCATCGGCGGGCGCAACATCACCTATGATTTCACCGTGAACGCGGTCGCCAATCCTTTCACCATGCCCGAAATCAGGGATTTCCAATGTCCCCAGAGCATCGATTGA
- a CDS encoding NAD(P)/FAD-dependent oxidoreductase, giving the protein MQDVIVIGGSYAGMAAALQLLRARRKVLVIDAGQRRNRFVSASHGFLGQDGVDPARIWAEARAQLRAYPTLSWVEATAAEVSGAKDDFRVTTTTGEQFAGRRLLLATGVSDELPEIEGLAARWGKGVFHCPYCHGYELDQGRIGVIATGPMSIHQAQLLPEWGEITFLTNDRFSPDADQRADLARRGVTLEETPIARLTGLADVELADGRILPFAGLFTATRTSPASPVAAALGCALSETIFGLQIQTGDSKETSIPGVYACGDVARAPHTVSLAVGDGAWAGAQLHRSLVWPDG; this is encoded by the coding sequence ATGCAAGATGTGATCGTGATCGGGGGCAGCTACGCCGGAATGGCAGCGGCCCTGCAGCTTCTGCGTGCCCGCCGCAAGGTTCTGGTGATCGACGCCGGGCAAAGGCGCAATCGCTTCGTCAGCGCCTCGCATGGCTTTCTCGGGCAGGACGGCGTCGATCCGGCGCGGATCTGGGCCGAGGCGCGCGCGCAATTGCGGGCCTATCCGACGCTGAGCTGGGTCGAAGCGACCGCCGCAGAGGTCAGCGGAGCCAAGGATGATTTCCGCGTGACGACCACGACGGGCGAGCAGTTTGCGGGGCGGCGACTGTTGCTCGCGACCGGCGTCTCCGATGAGCTTCCCGAGATCGAGGGCCTTGCCGCGCGGTGGGGCAAGGGCGTCTTCCATTGCCCCTATTGCCACGGCTACGAGCTCGATCAGGGCCGCATCGGCGTCATTGCCACCGGCCCGATGTCGATCCATCAGGCCCAGCTTTTGCCGGAATGGGGCGAGATCACCTTCCTGACGAATGACCGGTTTTCGCCCGATGCCGATCAGCGCGCCGATCTCGCCCGCCGTGGCGTGACGCTTGAGGAAACCCCGATCGCGCGCCTGACGGGCCTCGCCGATGTCGAGCTGGCGGACGGACGGATCCTGCCTTTCGCGGGGCTTTTCACCGCCACGCGCACGAGCCCGGCCAGCCCGGTGGCCGCCGCCTTGGGATGCGCGCTGAGTGAAACCATCTTCGGCCTTCAGATCCAGACAGGCGACAGCAAGGAAACCAGCATTCCCGGCGTTTACGCCTGCGGCGATGTCGCCCGCGCGCCGCACACGGTCTCGCTGGCAGTGGGCGATGGCGCTTGGGCGGGGGCGCAGCTCCACCGCTCGCTGGTGTGGCCAGACGGCTGA
- a CDS encoding PP2C family protein-serine/threonine phosphatase: MTEEEAGFLFETGAASDRGVVREHNEDSLGAFPEAGVWAVADGMGGHQAGDLASRTIVEELASLGLPVSAMDLRARVLERIERANLRILALARERQLATVGSTLAALLIHGQEFACTWAGDSRVYLLRKGILHRLTTDHSEVAQLIARGGLTEEEARSYPNRNVITKAIGIQMNPRPETVTGVVEGGDLFLLCSDGLTEHNSDEDLRQAMLTAEPAQLIAARLIEQTLMRGARDNVSVLIVRCILSETEDMAEP, encoded by the coding sequence ATGACCGAAGAAGAGGCAGGCTTTCTGTTCGAGACCGGCGCCGCCTCGGATCGGGGCGTGGTGCGCGAGCATAACGAGGACAGCCTCGGCGCCTTCCCCGAGGCCGGGGTCTGGGCTGTGGCCGATGGCATGGGCGGGCATCAGGCGGGCGATCTCGCCAGCCGGACGATTGTCGAAGAGCTCGCCTCGCTCGGGCTGCCGGTCTCGGCGATGGATCTGCGCGCGCGGGTGCTCGAACGGATCGAGCGCGCCAATCTGCGCATTCTGGCGCTGGCGCGCGAGCGGCAATTGGCGACCGTCGGCTCGACCTTGGCGGCGCTGCTGATCCATGGTCAGGAATTCGCCTGCACCTGGGCCGGAGACAGCCGGGTCTATCTGCTGCGCAAAGGCATCCTGCACCGGCTGACCACCGATCACAGCGAGGTCGCTCAGCTGATCGCGCGCGGCGGGCTGACCGAGGAAGAGGCGCGCAGCTATCCCAACCGAAATGTGATCACGAAAGCCATCGGCATCCAGATGAACCCGCGCCCCGAAACCGTGACCGGGGTGGTCGAGGGCGGCGATCTGTTCCTGCTGTGCTCGGATGGGCTGACCGAACATAACAGCGACGAGGATCTGCGTCAGGCCATGCTGACCGCCGAGCCCGCCCAGCTCATTGCCGCGCGATTGATCGAGCAAACCCTGATGCGGGGCGCGCGCGACAATGTCTCGGTGTTGATCGTGCGTTGCATCCTCTCCGAGACCGAGGATATGGCTGAGCCATGA
- a CDS encoding MarR family winged helix-turn-helix transcriptional regulator: MTDAPQDDRTMASASIERIADAMSQWRLVFSRRYIGRGALESVAPGLKHAHLDVLEAVHRLSGRGEATVGSIAEIINIDPSRSSRMVSELVESGLLKRAVSQSDGRRAVVELGEKTEGFFQAKRAIQRDLLGKITRGWTPAEVETFAGLLARFVEGLEAGTRAEVDRS, from the coding sequence ATGACCGACGCCCCGCAAGACGACAGAACCATGGCCTCGGCTTCGATCGAGCGGATCGCCGATGCCATGTCGCAATGGCGGCTGGTCTTTTCGCGCCGCTATATCGGGCGCGGCGCGCTCGAAAGCGTGGCGCCGGGGCTGAAACACGCTCATCTCGATGTGCTGGAGGCGGTGCATCGGCTGTCGGGGCGTGGTGAGGCGACGGTCGGCTCGATTGCCGAGATCATCAATATCGACCCCTCGCGCTCCAGCCGGATGGTCAGCGAGCTGGTCGAGAGCGGACTTCTCAAGCGCGCGGTTTCGCAAAGCGACGGGCGGCGCGCGGTGGTCGAGCTGGGCGAGAAGACCGAGGGCTTCTTTCAGGCCAAGCGCGCGATTCAGCGCGATCTCTTGGGCAAGATTACCCGCGGCTGGACCCCTGCCGAGGTCGAGACCTTCGCCGGGCTTCTGGCGCGTTTCGTTGAGGGTCTGGAAGCGGGCACCCGCGCCGAGGTTGATCGCAGCTGA
- a CDS encoding Rrf2 family transcriptional regulator → MKQNSRLSAVLHALLHMAEHDGPMTSEKLGECLSANPVVVRRTMGLLREAGLVSAERGHAGGWRISADLAQVTLLQLHAALGEPAIFAIGNHSEHPKCLVEQTVNAALDHAFAEAEALLLSRFAHVTLADLAEDFARRHQEYRAAKE, encoded by the coding sequence ATGAAACAGAACAGCCGCCTCTCCGCCGTCCTTCACGCCTTGCTGCATATGGCCGAGCATGACGGGCCGATGACCTCTGAAAAGCTCGGCGAATGCCTGAGCGCCAATCCGGTCGTGGTGCGCCGCACCATGGGGCTTTTGCGCGAGGCCGGGCTGGTCTCGGCCGAGCGCGGTCATGCAGGCGGTTGGCGGATCTCGGCGGATCTGGCGCAGGTTACCTTGCTCCAGCTTCATGCCGCTTTGGGCGAGCCCGCGATCTTTGCCATCGGCAATCACAGCGAGCATCCCAAATGTCTGGTCGAGCAGACCGTGAATGCCGCGCTCGATCACGCTTTCGCCGAGGCCGAGGCGCTGCTGCTCTCTCGTTTCGCCCATGTGACATTGGCCGATCTGGCCGAGGATTTCGCGCGCCGCCATCAAGAGTATCGCGCCGCCAAGGAGTGA
- a CDS encoding MDR family MFS transporter, with protein MTSSSDSTSRSMAAEAADKAGVGVGTRTGAGTGTAPEHRQRLVIFAFLMTAMFMATLDNQIVATALPTIVGEFGQLERFGWVGSIYLLGSSAVMPVYGKLGDLFGRKYVMMAAVLIFTLGSGICALAVSMDALIAARLLQALGGGGIVTSIFAINADLFQPRERARYQSYASLMLMLASAIGPVLGGFMSDMFGWRSIFLINLPIGVLVLTGLGMMLPHKRPERTPTIDYLGAALLAGCIASLVLWADGSQLFGGLFSPTGLAVIGAGIVLAIAWVQVEKRAKEPVVPLSLFSSKTVNLLLLISMASGSIGIGLSTYFALYLQSVTGLTPTVAGLLFVPLTGGIVLGSLTAGRIMSRTGRYRPFAMLSSGLSCLCLLAISALHPPVTLWLITPLMLFHGIGIGVGQQVPLLGVQNAALRRDTGAATGAVSLTRMGGASIAISVYGAIVAALVAHSAVTLPAGLDLEKLSPAVAAGLPTATRDLIANVYAGAFQVLFLVAAGIAALAFVAAFSLKEERLEVHSGA; from the coding sequence ATGACATCCAGTTCAGACAGCACATCCCGTTCCATGGCGGCAGAGGCAGCGGACAAAGCGGGGGTCGGTGTCGGCACCCGCACTGGCGCTGGCACTGGAACTGCGCCCGAGCATCGCCAGCGTCTGGTGATCTTTGCCTTCCTGATGACGGCGATGTTCATGGCCACGCTCGACAATCAGATCGTGGCGACCGCTTTGCCGACCATCGTCGGCGAATTCGGCCAGCTTGAGCGTTTCGGCTGGGTCGGCTCGATCTATCTGCTGGGATCGAGCGCGGTCATGCCGGTTTATGGCAAGCTGGGCGATCTCTTCGGCCGCAAATATGTGATGATGGCGGCGGTTCTGATCTTCACGCTCGGCTCGGGGATCTGCGCGCTGGCGGTGTCGATGGATGCGCTGATCGCAGCGCGCTTGCTGCAAGCCTTGGGCGGCGGCGGGATCGTGACCTCGATTTTCGCGATCAACGCCGATCTGTTCCAACCCCGAGAAAGGGCGCGTTATCAAAGCTATGCCAGCCTGATGCTGATGCTCGCAAGCGCGATTGGCCCGGTGCTCGGCGGCTTTATGAGCGACATGTTCGGCTGGCGCTCGATCTTTCTCATCAACCTGCCGATTGGTGTGCTCGTGCTGACCGGGCTGGGCATGATGCTGCCCCACAAACGCCCCGAGCGGACCCCGACAATCGACTATCTCGGCGCGGCCCTGCTGGCGGGCTGTATCGCCAGTCTGGTGCTCTGGGCGGATGGCTCGCAGCTTTTCGGAGGCCTGTTCTCGCCAACCGGTCTGGCGGTGATCGGCGCGGGGATCGTGCTGGCCATCGCTTGGGTGCAGGTCGAGAAACGCGCGAAAGAGCCGGTCGTGCCGCTGAGCCTGTTTTCCAGCAAGACCGTCAATCTGCTGCTGCTGATCTCGATGGCCTCGGGCTCGATCGGGATCGGGCTTTCGACCTATTTCGCGCTGTATCTGCAATCGGTGACCGGGCTGACGCCGACCGTGGCAGGGCTTTTGTTCGTGCCGCTGACCGGAGGCATCGTGCTCGGCTCGCTGACGGCGGGGCGGATCATGTCGCGCACCGGGCGCTATCGGCCCTTCGCGATGCTGTCGAGCGGGTTGAGCTGTCTCTGCCTGCTCGCGATTTCCGCGCTGCATCCGCCGGTGACCTTATGGCTGATCACGCCCCTGATGCTCTTTCACGGCATCGGGATTGGTGTCGGCCAGCAGGTGCCGCTCTTGGGCGTGCAGAATGCGGCGCTGCGCCGCGACACGGGGGCTGCAACCGGAGCGGTGTCGCTGACGCGGATGGGCGGGGCCTCAATTGCGATTTCGGTCTATGGCGCGATTGTCGCCGCGCTGGTGGCGCATAGCGCCGTGACCTTGCCCGCCGGGCTCGACCTCGAAAAGCTCTCACCGGCAGTGGCGGCGGGTCTGCCGACCGCGACGCGAGATCTGATCGCCAATGTCTATGCCGGGGCCTTCCAGGTGCTGTTCCTGGTCGCGGCGGGAATTGCGGCGCTGGCCTTCGTCGCGGCCTTTTCGCTGAAGGAAGAGCGGCTGGAGGTGCATTCCGGCGCCTAA